The Malus domestica chromosome 10, GDT2T_hap1 genome contains a region encoding:
- the LOC103446677 gene encoding gibberellin 2-beta-dioxygenase 8-like isoform X2: MDSDPPFRKAYKTLFDNTVNKANNISNNKEEVIQQFVTVEECELPLIDLGRLELGEKEREKCMTEIARASQEWGFFQVVNHGISGGLLQKMKSEQEKVFKQSFDKKRQEDKHLNFSPGTYRWGTPSATCLRQLAWSEAFHIPLNDISATSASGLNHTLSSTMEQFATTVSSLALKLAEILAEKLGHKSTFFLENCLPSTCYLRMNRYPPCPIPSEVFGLMPHTDSDFLTILHQDQVGGLQLIKDDRWIAVKPNPEALIINIGDLFQLGMEQQCVQECSTSSCHEFASGTILNRIFLMSFI, from the exons ATGGACTCGGACCCACCATTTCGCAAGGCCTACAAGACCCTTTTCGACAACACCGTCAACAAAGCCAACAACATCAGCAACAACAAGGAGGAGGTGATACAACAGTTTGTTACAGTGGAGGAATGTGAACTGCCGCTGATTGATCTTGGGCGGCTGGAGCTCGGAGAAAAGGAGAGGGAGAAGTGCATGACGGAAATAGCTAGGGCATCGCAAGAGTGGGGTTTCTTTCAGGTAGTGAATCATGGGATTTCAGGAGGGCTTCTTCAGAAGATGAAGAGTGAGCAAGAGAAGGTATTCAAGCAATCTTTTGATAAGAAGAGGCAAGAGGACAAGCACTTGAACTTTTCACCGGGAACTTATCGTTGGGGAACTCCTTCTGCCACATGCCTACGGCAGTTAGCATGGTCTGAAGCTTTTCACATTCCACTCAACGACATTTCTGCTACATCAGCTTCTGGTCTCAACCATACACTCAG CTCAACAATGGAACAATTTGCTACAACAGTTTCAAGTTTGGCACTGAAATTGGCTGAAATTTTGGCGGAGAAATTAGGTCACAAGTCAacatttttcctagaaaattgTTTGCCCAGCACTTGCTATCTTCGAATGAACCGATATCCGCCTTGCCCCATCCCTTCTGAGGTGTTTGGATTGATGCCACACACTGATAGTGATTTCCTTACAATATTGCACCAAGACCAGGTTGGAGGATTGCAGTTGATCAAAGACGATAGATGGATCGCAGTTAAACCTAATCCAGAAGCTCTAATCATTAACATTGGAGATCTATTTCag CTAGGCATGGAGCAACAATGTGTACAAGAGTGTTCAACATCGAGTTGTCACGAATTTGCAAGTGGAACGATTCTCAACCGCATATTTCTTATGTCCTTCATATGA
- the LOC103446677 gene encoding gibberellin 2-beta-dioxygenase 8-like isoform X1, producing MDSDPPFRKAYKTLFDNTVNKANNISNNKEEVIQQFVTVEECELPLIDLGRLELGEKEREKCMTEIARASQEWGFFQVVNHGISGGLLQKMKSEQEKVFKQSFDKKRQEDKHLNFSPGTYRWGTPSATCLRQLAWSEAFHIPLNDISATSASGLNHTLSSTMEQFATTVSSLALKLAEILAEKLGHKSTFFLENCLPSTCYLRMNRYPPCPIPSEVFGLMPHTDSDFLTILHQDQVGGLQLIKDDRWIAVKPNPEALIINIGDLFQAWSNNVYKSVQHRVVTNLQVERFSTAYFLCPSYDTVIQSCREPSVYRKFSFGEYRRQVQEDVQKLGSKIGLPRFVV from the exons ATGGACTCGGACCCACCATTTCGCAAGGCCTACAAGACCCTTTTCGACAACACCGTCAACAAAGCCAACAACATCAGCAACAACAAGGAGGAGGTGATACAACAGTTTGTTACAGTGGAGGAATGTGAACTGCCGCTGATTGATCTTGGGCGGCTGGAGCTCGGAGAAAAGGAGAGGGAGAAGTGCATGACGGAAATAGCTAGGGCATCGCAAGAGTGGGGTTTCTTTCAGGTAGTGAATCATGGGATTTCAGGAGGGCTTCTTCAGAAGATGAAGAGTGAGCAAGAGAAGGTATTCAAGCAATCTTTTGATAAGAAGAGGCAAGAGGACAAGCACTTGAACTTTTCACCGGGAACTTATCGTTGGGGAACTCCTTCTGCCACATGCCTACGGCAGTTAGCATGGTCTGAAGCTTTTCACATTCCACTCAACGACATTTCTGCTACATCAGCTTCTGGTCTCAACCATACACTCAG CTCAACAATGGAACAATTTGCTACAACAGTTTCAAGTTTGGCACTGAAATTGGCTGAAATTTTGGCGGAGAAATTAGGTCACAAGTCAacatttttcctagaaaattgTTTGCCCAGCACTTGCTATCTTCGAATGAACCGATATCCGCCTTGCCCCATCCCTTCTGAGGTGTTTGGATTGATGCCACACACTGATAGTGATTTCCTTACAATATTGCACCAAGACCAGGTTGGAGGATTGCAGTTGATCAAAGACGATAGATGGATCGCAGTTAAACCTAATCCAGAAGCTCTAATCATTAACATTGGAGATCTATTTCag GCATGGAGCAACAATGTGTACAAGAGTGTTCAACATCGAGTTGTCACGAATTTGCAAGTGGAACGATTCTCAACCGCATATTTCTTATGTCCTTCATATGACACCGTGATACAGAGTTGCAGGGAGCCTTCTGTCTATAGAAAATTCAGCTTTGGGGAGTATAGGCGGCAAGTCCAAGAGGATGTTCAAAAATTGGGTTCAAAAATTGGTCTTCCGAGATTTGTCgtataa